One Frankia alni ACN14a DNA window includes the following coding sequences:
- a CDS encoding SDR family oxidoreductase produces the protein MRVFVTGASGWVGRGLVPDLITAGHTVTGLARSDAATVALRAAGAEVREGSLDDLDILREAAVAADGVIHLAFKHDIAFAGDFAGATDADRAAIEAFGEALAGTDKPFVIASGILGVLGLPPGVVATEHDGRAAQDADREVPISGANGRIDNANYTLALAARGVRSSVVRLPPATHGNGDNGFIPAAIGFAREKGAAAYVGDGTNRWPAVHRDDAARLFRLALEAAPPGSALHAVGDEGVPIREVAEVLAAHLDVPAVSVTPDQIGDYVGFLGGFWGFDGPASAQITRDLLGWQPTRPGLTADLKEGHYFA, from the coding sequence ATGCGTGTGTTCGTCACCGGAGCGTCGGGCTGGGTCGGTCGTGGGCTCGTCCCCGACCTGATCACCGCCGGTCACACGGTCACCGGCCTCGCCCGCTCCGATGCCGCGACGGTCGCCCTGCGGGCGGCGGGCGCCGAGGTCCGCGAGGGATCACTCGACGATCTCGACATCCTGCGGGAGGCCGCCGTGGCCGCCGACGGCGTCATCCACCTCGCCTTCAAGCACGACATCGCCTTCGCCGGCGACTTCGCCGGTGCCACCGACGCCGACCGCGCGGCGATCGAGGCCTTCGGCGAGGCCCTCGCCGGCACCGACAAGCCGTTCGTGATCGCCTCCGGGATCCTCGGTGTGCTCGGCCTCCCGCCGGGTGTCGTCGCCACCGAGCACGACGGGCGGGCCGCGCAGGACGCCGATCGCGAGGTTCCGATCAGCGGGGCGAACGGGCGGATCGACAACGCCAACTACACGCTCGCGCTCGCCGCCCGCGGGGTCCGCTCCTCGGTCGTGCGGCTGCCACCGGCCACCCACGGCAACGGCGACAACGGGTTCATCCCGGCCGCGATCGGCTTCGCGCGCGAGAAGGGCGCCGCGGCCTACGTCGGCGACGGAACCAACCGCTGGCCGGCCGTCCATCGCGACGACGCCGCGCGCCTGTTCCGCCTCGCCCTCGAAGCGGCGCCGCCCGGTTCGGCGCTGCACGCGGTCGGCGACGAGGGCGTCCCCATCCGCGAGGTCGCCGAGGTCCTCGCCGCCCACCTCGATGTCCCCGCGGTCTCCGTCACCCCCGACCAGATCGGGGACTACGTCGGCTTCCTCGGCGGCTTCTGGGGATTCGACGGCCCCGCCTCCGCGCAGATCACCCGCGACCTGCTCGGCTGGCAGCCGACCCGCCCGGGACTGACAGCCGACCTCAAGGAAGGCCACTACTTCGCCTGA
- a CDS encoding MMPL family transporter produces MKRIAELAVRRRWLVVVGWVVFVIAAQGIAGAMGGASYKDTFSLPHTETASVANLLEDAGLNNQNGALGTVVLKNRAGAFTTPPAQLKPALSKVCTSGNHVALIVSPWESIDCSKSDAAAPGNPGLLNRAHGSTTALVTLTWENDHYDAELFKNVYDQLKTLRSDALQVEFTGNAFAGIGQSSGSGSSVFIGFAAALIILALVFRTVAATVLPLASAVVALVSGLGVIYILSHAINVSNITPYLAELMVIGVGVDYALFIVTRHRRNLRRGMPVAESIVNAINTSGRAVLFAGTTVCIAILGLIALGVSFFNGMAVATALAVGFTMIASLTLLPALLSLFGLKVLPRRQRAAVRAGEFIDDRPVGYWARWSQFVARRRVVVAIASGAVMVVIALPFFSLELGASDQGSDAKSFTTRAGYDLIAADFGVGYNSTLEAVVSGPGASDQAYLQRVTKSLAAVPGVDPASLGTAPLAKDIAFVTFKTTTSPQSEKTYTLVRHLRSTTLPPLYDGTPNHIYTFGDTAINVDFASVLARKMPLFIAVVVGLSFILLLIAFRSLVIPLTAAVMNLLAAGGSFGLVVAIFQYGWLSDAMGAGPGGPIDAWIPVMLFAILFGLSMDYQVFLVSRMHEEWVHTRDNTRSVTIGQGETGGIITAAAIIMIAVFLGFVVSPGRPIKIFGTGLAAAVFLDAFVLRTMLVPSVMHIVGRSNWYLPRWLDRITPHVSVEPADEAVTHATGTGIGSFDDDRPEDERELAHRS; encoded by the coding sequence ATGAAGCGGATCGCTGAACTCGCTGTCCGTCGCCGATGGCTTGTCGTCGTCGGCTGGGTCGTCTTCGTCATCGCGGCGCAGGGGATCGCCGGGGCGATGGGCGGGGCCTCGTACAAGGACACGTTCAGCCTCCCGCACACCGAGACGGCCTCCGTGGCGAACCTGCTCGAGGACGCCGGCCTGAACAATCAGAACGGCGCCCTGGGCACGGTCGTGCTCAAGAACAGGGCGGGGGCGTTCACCACGCCACCTGCGCAGTTGAAGCCGGCCCTCAGCAAGGTGTGCACCTCGGGTAACCATGTGGCGCTGATCGTGTCGCCGTGGGAATCGATCGACTGCTCGAAGAGCGATGCTGCCGCGCCGGGGAACCCGGGGCTGCTCAACAGGGCGCATGGCTCCACCACGGCGTTGGTCACCCTCACCTGGGAGAACGACCACTACGACGCCGAGTTGTTCAAGAACGTCTACGACCAGCTGAAGACCCTGCGCAGCGACGCGCTGCAGGTCGAGTTCACCGGTAACGCCTTCGCCGGCATCGGGCAGAGCAGCGGTTCGGGCTCGTCGGTGTTCATCGGATTCGCGGCCGCGCTCATCATCCTGGCCCTGGTGTTCCGCACCGTGGCCGCCACGGTGCTGCCGTTGGCCAGCGCGGTGGTCGCGCTCGTCAGCGGCCTCGGCGTGATCTACATCCTCAGCCACGCCATCAACGTTTCCAACATCACCCCGTACCTGGCCGAGCTGATGGTGATCGGGGTCGGCGTCGACTACGCGCTGTTCATCGTCACGCGGCATCGCCGCAATCTGCGGCGCGGCATGCCCGTCGCGGAGTCGATCGTCAACGCGATCAACACCTCGGGCCGGGCGGTGTTGTTCGCCGGTACGACCGTGTGCATCGCCATCCTCGGCCTCATCGCGCTCGGGGTGAGCTTCTTCAACGGCATGGCGGTGGCGACCGCGCTCGCGGTCGGCTTCACCATGATCGCCTCGCTTACCCTGCTGCCCGCGCTGCTCAGCCTGTTCGGTCTGAAGGTGCTGCCCCGCCGGCAGCGGGCCGCGGTGCGAGCAGGCGAGTTCATCGACGACCGCCCGGTGGGGTACTGGGCCCGCTGGTCGCAGTTCGTCGCCCGGCGCCGCGTCGTCGTCGCGATCGCCTCGGGCGCGGTGATGGTCGTGATCGCCCTGCCGTTCTTCTCGCTGGAACTGGGCGCCAGCGACCAGGGCAGCGACGCGAAGAGCTTCACGACCCGCGCCGGCTACGACCTGATCGCCGCCGACTTCGGCGTCGGCTACAACTCCACCCTGGAAGCCGTCGTGAGCGGCCCGGGCGCCTCGGACCAGGCCTACCTGCAGCGCGTGACGAAGTCGCTGGCCGCCGTCCCGGGCGTCGACCCGGCCAGCCTGGGCACGGCGCCGCTGGCCAAAGACATCGCCTTCGTGACGTTCAAGACGACCACGTCACCGCAGTCGGAGAAGACCTACACGCTGGTCCGGCACCTGCGCTCGACCACCCTGCCACCGCTGTACGACGGCACGCCCAACCACATCTACACCTTCGGTGACACGGCGATCAACGTCGACTTCGCCTCGGTGCTCGCCCGGAAGATGCCGCTGTTCATCGCGGTCGTGGTCGGCCTGTCGTTCATCCTGCTGCTCATCGCGTTCCGGAGCCTGGTCATCCCGTTGACCGCCGCGGTCATGAACCTGCTGGCAGCGGGCGGTTCGTTCGGTCTGGTCGTGGCAATCTTCCAGTACGGCTGGCTCTCCGACGCCATGGGCGCCGGTCCCGGCGGACCGATCGACGCCTGGATCCCGGTCATGCTGTTCGCCATCCTGTTCGGCCTGTCGATGGACTACCAGGTGTTCCTGGTCAGCCGCATGCATGAGGAATGGGTGCACACCCGCGACAACACGCGGTCGGTGACCATCGGGCAGGGCGAGACCGGCGGCATCATCACCGCCGCCGCCATCATCATGATTGCCGTCTTCCTCGGCTTCGTGGTCAGCCCAGGCCGGCCGATCAAGATCTTCGGCACCGGTCTCGCCGCCGCCGTGTTCCTCGACGCGTTCGTCCTCAGAACGATGCTCGTACCGTCGGTGATGCACATCGTCGGCAGGTCCAACTGGTATCTCCCGAGGTGGCTGGACCGCATCACCCCCCACGTCTCGGTCGAACCGGCCGACGAGGCCGTCACCCACGCCACCGGCACGGGCATCGGTTCCTTCGACGACGACCGGCCGGAAGACGAACGGGAACTGGCCCACCGTTCCTGA
- a CDS encoding serine/threonine-protein kinase, producing MVAVDRDRVRAALPGYTISGQLGTGSSGLVLAGHHRDLDRPVAIKVLSTAATDPAAVDASRAEAQMLGRLDHPHIVRIHDFVVRDDLCLLVMELLPGGPVDRRRLSPPAACAVGLAVAHALSQAHRFGIAHRDVKPANILFTGSGLPKLTDFGIAKILEGTAGEASRLAGTPRYMAPEQIRRGRLSPATDVYGLGVVLHELLRGESMFPRGLPVSELFRWHLEVEPPPLPAVPPALGEVVARALAKDPAARHPTGLDLARELAVAAGAAFGPRWLHGCGVTVRVVDDLVEQPSPPAGRDRAGRDLAGPTSLPTPLPLPTPASTPRSDSTTASIPAAVPTSASDRSTLAGPSPGSVPLGVVRPGAFRPGGFRPGGADAAAPVTPPPAVRPVRRQRRRRLAVTVAATAATMVLGLIACLVIPGGSASSPRSGATTTAAVGDAGVTPPGPDGVAAINEFKDLTVDAAGNVYLADQADPRIRRIDRRGYVSTVAGSGETGTSGDGGPALQAAFQRLGSVAVDAAGNIYISDESNRVRRVDTHGTVTTIVGTGDDADTGDGGPAIQAALDFATTEKISVDVAGNLYICVLDGLRRVDRAGIITTLIKRGTGLSPSPPGDGGPASAGRLQATTAAVADRSGDLYIADSEANRIRRIDSRGIVTTVAGTGAKGFSGDGGPATRAMLNNPTGVAVDRAGNLYIADSANHRIRRVTPDGIITAFAGSGAAFVWGSPKSDETNGPATSVVLWNPEQVAVDGAGNVYIGDSPRVLKVDPQGTSHLLANRP from the coding sequence GTGGTAGCCGTCGACCGCGACCGGGTGCGGGCCGCGCTGCCCGGTTACACCATCAGCGGCCAGCTCGGCACCGGCAGTTCCGGGCTGGTGCTGGCCGGGCACCACCGGGACCTCGACCGGCCGGTCGCGATCAAGGTGCTGTCCACGGCCGCCACCGACCCGGCGGCGGTGGACGCCTCCCGCGCCGAAGCCCAGATGTTGGGCCGGCTGGACCATCCACACATCGTCCGCATCCACGACTTCGTCGTCCGAGACGACCTGTGCCTGCTGGTGATGGAGCTGCTGCCCGGTGGACCGGTGGACCGCCGCCGGCTCAGCCCGCCGGCGGCGTGCGCGGTGGGGCTCGCGGTGGCCCACGCGCTGTCACAGGCCCACCGGTTCGGCATTGCGCACCGTGACGTGAAACCGGCCAACATCCTGTTCACCGGCTCCGGCCTGCCGAAGCTCACCGACTTCGGCATCGCGAAGATCCTCGAGGGGACGGCCGGCGAGGCCAGCCGGCTCGCCGGCACCCCCCGCTACATGGCCCCCGAACAGATCCGCCGCGGCAGGCTCAGCCCCGCCACCGACGTCTACGGGCTCGGCGTGGTGCTCCACGAGCTACTGCGCGGCGAGTCGATGTTCCCCCGCGGCCTGCCGGTGTCCGAGCTGTTCCGCTGGCATCTGGAGGTCGAGCCGCCACCGCTGCCCGCCGTCCCGCCGGCCCTCGGTGAGGTGGTGGCGCGGGCGCTGGCCAAGGATCCCGCCGCGCGCCACCCGACCGGCCTGGACCTCGCCCGCGAGCTGGCTGTGGCGGCCGGCGCCGCATTCGGCCCGCGGTGGCTGCACGGCTGCGGCGTCACCGTGCGGGTCGTCGACGATCTCGTGGAGCAGCCGTCGCCCCCGGCCGGCCGGGATCGGGCCGGCCGGGACCTGGCCGGCCCGACATCTCTTCCGACCCCGCTCCCGCTGCCGACCCCGGCTTCGACCCCGCGGTCGGACTCGACCACGGCCTCGATCCCGGCCGCGGTTCCGACGTCGGCCTCGGATCGGTCCACCCTGGCCGGGCCGTCGCCCGGCTCCGTGCCGCTCGGCGTGGTCAGGCCCGGGGCCTTCCGGCCGGGTGGGTTCCGGCCCGGTGGGGCCGATGCCGCCGCCCCGGTAACGCCGCCGCCCGCAGTGCGGCCCGTCAGGCGGCAGCGGCGGCGCCGGCTGGCGGTCACCGTTGCGGCCACGGCCGCCACCATGGTCCTGGGCCTGATTGCATGTCTCGTCATCCCGGGTGGCTCCGCGTCGTCACCGCGCTCGGGGGCGACGACAACCGCGGCGGTCGGCGACGCCGGTGTCACACCCCCGGGCCCGGACGGCGTGGCGGCCATCAACGAGTTCAAGGACCTGACGGTGGACGCGGCCGGCAACGTGTACCTGGCCGATCAGGCCGATCCGCGGATCCGCCGGATCGACCGGCGGGGTTACGTGAGCACTGTCGCGGGCAGCGGCGAGACCGGTACCTCCGGCGACGGCGGTCCGGCGCTGCAGGCCGCCTTCCAACGGCTCGGCAGCGTGGCGGTCGATGCCGCCGGAAACATCTACATCTCGGACGAGAGCAACCGCGTCCGCCGGGTGGACACCCACGGGACCGTCACCACGATCGTCGGCACCGGCGATGACGCCGACACCGGCGACGGTGGTCCGGCCATCCAGGCCGCGCTGGACTTCGCGACCACCGAGAAGATCAGCGTCGACGTCGCCGGCAACCTGTACATCTGTGTGCTGGACGGACTCCGCCGGGTCGATCGGGCCGGGATCATCACCACGCTGATCAAACGTGGCACCGGGCTCTCCCCGAGCCCGCCCGGCGACGGCGGTCCGGCGAGCGCCGGCCGGCTGCAGGCCACCACCGCAGCCGTCGCGGACCGTTCCGGCGATCTCTACATCGCCGACTCGGAAGCCAACCGGATCCGCCGCATCGACTCCCGGGGCATCGTCACGACGGTCGCTGGTACCGGGGCCAAGGGATTCTCCGGTGACGGTGGCCCGGCCACCCGCGCGATGCTGAACAACCCGACCGGCGTGGCGGTGGACCGGGCCGGAAACCTCTACATCGCGGACAGTGCGAACCACCGGATCCGCCGCGTCACACCGGACGGCATCATCACGGCGTTCGCCGGGTCCGGCGCGGCGTTCGTCTGGGGATCACCGAAAAGCGATGAGACCAACGGGCCGGCTACGTCCGTCGTTCTCTGGAATCCCGAGCAGGTGGCGGTGGACGGCGCCGGCAACGTCTACATCGGTGATTCTCCCCGAGTACTGAAGGTCGACCCGCAGGGCACCAGCCACCTTCTCGCCAATCGCCCGTAG
- a CDS encoding serine/threonine-protein kinase, which yields MPVIDRDRVVAALPGYTVGEELGSGGYGLVLAGRHLDLGRDVAIKVLSTAAAGRPDVAAGFRTEARLLGRLEHPHIVQIYDYVDHGDLCLLVMEVLSGGTLTRQQLGQQSACAVALAVADGLAAAHEAGVLHRDVKPDNVLFTVAGQPKLTDFGIAKIFDGTASTASRVVGTGRYMAPEQILGGRLSPATDLYSLGVLLYEQLTGGPMYGPGLSITDLFRHHQEVMPAPPPGVPEPVARVVMRALAKQPQQRQPNARVFGHALALAARQAYGRDWTAGTGIVLHLPDELREPTRHRPRRSRIPAAADGTGVDGWGSDGTGEHRRRPRRRVWLPAAIVVVLAAAGGITFAATRGSGPEPLPAWVPRTLAVGQIGGAVGTGNDGFSGDGGRAAGAGLNKPDAMAVDTAGNLYIVDKSNQRVRRVDRDGVVTTVAGNGIRGFTGDGGPAIRAELADPAGIAVDAAGDIYISDQGNQRVRRVNPAGVITTFAGTGVFGFSGENGPKIGGFSGDGVLARQAMLDEPSALWVDRAGNVYICDGSNDRIRKVDTAGVISTVVGSGGDGFGGDGGPATAARLQWPESLAVDVAGTMYVTDQGNNRVRRIDTHGIITTAAGTGTMGFSGDGGPATRAAIHTVGAGVTVDDAGNIYLADPQVNRIRRIDTHGIITTIAGTGVAGNAGNGQRALDAAISYPSSLLFYRGYLLVSEVNGSRILAIALGPASQGAHRR from the coding sequence GTGCCAGTGATCGACCGTGACCGGGTGGTCGCCGCCCTGCCCGGCTACACGGTGGGAGAGGAGCTGGGTTCCGGCGGCTACGGGCTGGTCCTCGCCGGCCGGCATCTGGACCTCGGCCGCGACGTCGCCATCAAGGTGCTGTCGACCGCCGCCGCCGGCCGGCCCGACGTGGCCGCCGGGTTTCGCACCGAGGCCCGGCTGCTGGGCCGGCTCGAACATCCGCACATCGTGCAGATCTACGACTACGTCGATCACGGCGACCTCTGCCTGCTGGTGATGGAGGTGCTCTCCGGCGGTACCCTCACCCGGCAGCAGCTCGGCCAGCAGTCCGCCTGCGCCGTCGCCCTGGCCGTCGCCGACGGGCTCGCCGCCGCCCACGAGGCCGGGGTGCTGCACCGGGACGTGAAACCGGACAACGTCCTGTTCACCGTGGCCGGTCAGCCGAAGCTCACCGACTTCGGCATCGCGAAGATCTTCGACGGCACCGCGTCCACCGCCAGCCGGGTGGTGGGCACCGGCCGGTACATGGCCCCCGAGCAGATCCTCGGCGGGCGGCTGAGCCCCGCGACCGACCTGTACTCGCTCGGGGTGCTGCTCTACGAGCAGCTCACCGGGGGGCCGATGTACGGCCCGGGGCTGTCCATCACCGACCTGTTCCGCCACCACCAGGAGGTCATGCCGGCACCGCCGCCGGGAGTGCCCGAACCGGTTGCCCGGGTGGTGATGCGGGCGCTGGCCAAACAGCCGCAACAGCGCCAGCCGAACGCCCGGGTCTTCGGCCACGCGCTCGCGCTGGCCGCGCGCCAGGCGTATGGCCGGGACTGGACCGCCGGCACCGGGATCGTCCTGCACCTGCCCGACGAGCTGCGCGAGCCGACCCGGCATCGCCCACGCCGGTCCCGGATCCCCGCCGCCGCCGACGGGACCGGGGTCGACGGGTGGGGTTCGGACGGGACGGGGGAACACCGTCGCCGGCCGCGCCGGCGGGTCTGGCTCCCGGCCGCCATCGTCGTCGTGCTGGCTGCCGCCGGCGGGATCACGTTCGCGGCCACCCGCGGCTCCGGACCCGAACCGCTGCCGGCCTGGGTACCGAGGACGCTGGCGGTCGGGCAGATCGGGGGGGCCGTCGGCACGGGAAACGACGGGTTCTCCGGCGACGGCGGCCGGGCCGCCGGCGCCGGGTTGAACAAGCCGGACGCGATGGCCGTCGACACCGCCGGCAACCTCTACATCGTCGACAAGAGCAACCAGCGGGTCCGCCGGGTCGACCGCGACGGCGTCGTCACGACCGTGGCCGGCAACGGCATCAGGGGGTTCACCGGCGACGGCGGTCCGGCCATCCGGGCGGAGCTCGCCGATCCCGCGGGCATCGCCGTCGACGCCGCCGGCGACATCTACATCTCCGACCAGGGCAACCAGCGGGTCCGGCGGGTGAACCCGGCCGGAGTGATCACCACCTTCGCCGGCACCGGGGTGTTCGGGTTCTCCGGGGAGAACGGCCCGAAGATCGGCGGATTCTCCGGCGACGGTGTGCTCGCCCGGCAGGCCATGCTCGACGAGCCGAGCGCGTTGTGGGTCGACCGGGCCGGCAACGTGTACATCTGCGACGGCTCGAACGACCGGATCCGGAAGGTCGACACCGCCGGGGTCATCTCGACGGTCGTCGGTTCCGGCGGAGACGGGTTCGGCGGCGACGGCGGGCCTGCGACCGCCGCCCGGCTGCAGTGGCCCGAGAGCCTCGCGGTGGATGTCGCGGGCACCATGTACGTGACCGACCAGGGTAACAACCGGGTGCGTCGGATCGACACCCACGGGATCATCACCACCGCTGCCGGCACCGGCACCATGGGGTTCTCCGGCGACGGCGGACCGGCCACCAGGGCGGCGATCCACACGGTCGGCGCGGGGGTGACGGTCGACGACGCCGGCAACATCTACCTGGCGGACCCCCAGGTCAACCGGATCCGGCGGATCGACACCCACGGCATCATCACGACCATCGCCGGTACCGGGGTGGCTGGCAACGCGGGGAACGGCCAGCGGGCCCTCGACGCCGCAATCAGTTATCCGTCGAGCCTCCTGTTCTACCGGGGATATCTGTTGGTGTCCGAGGTGAACGGCTCGCGGATCCTGGCCATCGCGCTGGGGCCGGCATCCCAGGGGGCCCACCGCCGATGA
- a CDS encoding NHL domain-containing protein — protein MPAVDRDSVIAALPDYTVGRELGMGGYGRVLAGHHHPLNRDVAIKILSLRAVHGESATEDFRTEGRLLSRLDHPHIAQVYDFVSRGDVRLLVMELLSGGSLTRQHLSGPDACAVGLAVADALVQAHGLGVLHRDIKPDNILFTTAGQPKLTDFGIARMFDDPATVARGVIGTPRYMAPEQIREAALGPATDLYALGVTLYELMTGGPLFPPELSVPELLRHHCEVPAPVPVTVPEPIGRVVLRALAKDPAARPPSARAFAADLAAAARVVYGPNWLHRAGVVVRIIEDAGDPPTATATAAGPATTVAAGVTADADLTRRVGTPPPMPMPAYGPDGSAAVPWYGAESGDGGGLGPAGVLASPPQPGGADPGSGGSGADGSGVDGSGVDGSGVDGPESGGPASDGSGVDGSESGGPASDGSAGEVSRADPPTRVRRRWRRPAAAATGVLALVAATSLYLTWGGSSSPVSRPAVSGTLPTPRSPQVTSDPGARILPVAGTGARGSPVDGALALRTSLADPFGLTADAFGNLYFADFGSNRVMRINAAGVITTIAGTGVAGFSGDGGPAVAAQLDQPAGIALDNRGDLYIADRLNHRIRRVDPRGIITTVAGINDHFIVGDPVGYSGAGAGDGGPALAAPLSFPTAVATDDAGDLFIADQGENRIRKVDARGIISTFAGSSGRGSFGDGGPATDALLDVPFGVAADAAGDVYIADTDNSRIRKVDTHGVITTVAGNRLRGFAGDGGPAVKASLQDPRGIAVDAVGNLYITDRGNSRIRKVDTHGIITTLAGSGRPGSAGDGGLAGNAELGRPDGAVGVDHEGNVFFSDRASGRIRVVVPSHPLPSTPASTRG, from the coding sequence ATGCCGGCAGTCGACCGTGACAGCGTCATCGCCGCGCTGCCCGACTACACCGTCGGTCGGGAACTTGGGATGGGCGGGTACGGCCGGGTGCTCGCCGGGCATCACCATCCGCTCAACCGCGACGTCGCCATCAAGATCCTCTCGCTGCGGGCGGTCCACGGGGAGAGCGCGACGGAGGACTTCCGCACCGAGGGCCGCCTGCTGAGCCGGCTTGACCATCCGCACATCGCCCAGGTCTATGACTTCGTCTCGCGCGGCGACGTCCGCCTGCTGGTGATGGAGCTGCTCTCCGGCGGCAGCCTGACCCGCCAGCACCTGTCCGGGCCCGACGCCTGCGCGGTCGGCCTCGCTGTCGCGGACGCGCTCGTGCAGGCGCACGGGCTCGGCGTGCTGCACCGGGACATCAAGCCGGACAACATCCTGTTCACCACCGCCGGCCAGCCCAAGCTGACCGACTTCGGCATCGCCAGGATGTTCGACGACCCGGCGACCGTCGCCCGCGGTGTCATCGGCACTCCCCGGTACATGGCCCCCGAGCAGATCCGCGAGGCCGCGCTCGGCCCGGCGACCGACCTGTACGCCCTCGGTGTGACCCTGTACGAGCTGATGACCGGCGGCCCGCTGTTCCCGCCGGAGCTGTCGGTCCCGGAGCTGCTGCGCCACCACTGCGAGGTGCCGGCGCCGGTTCCCGTCACCGTGCCCGAGCCGATCGGCCGGGTGGTGCTGCGCGCCCTGGCGAAGGATCCGGCGGCCCGGCCCCCGTCCGCCCGCGCCTTCGCCGCCGACCTCGCCGCCGCCGCCCGGGTCGTGTACGGGCCCAACTGGCTGCACCGCGCCGGCGTCGTCGTTCGGATCATCGAGGACGCCGGGGATCCCCCGACGGCGACCGCGACCGCCGCGGGGCCCGCGACCACCGTCGCGGCCGGGGTCACGGCGGATGCCGACCTGACCCGCCGGGTGGGGACACCGCCGCCGATGCCGATGCCGGCGTACGGCCCGGATGGATCGGCGGCGGTGCCCTGGTACGGGGCCGAGTCGGGGGACGGCGGCGGCCTCGGCCCGGCAGGCGTCCTGGCATCTCCACCCCAGCCGGGCGGTGCGGACCCGGGCTCGGGCGGTTCGGGGGCCGACGGTTCGGGCGTCGACGGTTCGGGCGTCGACGGTTCGGGCGTCGACGGTCCAGAATCCGGTGGCCCGGCGTCCGACGGGTCGGGAGTCGACGGGTCGGAATCCGGTGGTCCGGCGTCCGACGGGTCGGCGGGCGAGGTGTCCCGCGCCGACCCGCCGACGCGTGTGCGCCGCCGATGGCGCCGACCGGCGGCGGCCGCCACCGGCGTGCTGGCCCTGGTCGCGGCGACGAGCCTCTATCTGACCTGGGGCGGCTCCTCGTCACCGGTGTCGCGGCCGGCCGTCTCCGGAACACTCCCGACGCCGAGATCACCGCAGGTCACCAGCGATCCGGGGGCCCGGATCCTGCCGGTTGCCGGCACCGGAGCCAGGGGCAGCCCCGTCGATGGCGCGCTCGCGCTGCGGACCAGTCTCGCTGATCCGTTCGGCCTCACCGCCGACGCGTTCGGCAACCTGTACTTCGCCGACTTCGGCAGCAACCGGGTGATGCGGATCAACGCCGCCGGGGTTATCACGACCATCGCGGGCACCGGCGTCGCGGGGTTCTCCGGCGACGGCGGCCCGGCCGTGGCCGCCCAACTCGACCAGCCGGCGGGGATCGCGCTGGACAACCGCGGCGACCTCTACATCGCCGACAGGCTCAACCACCGCATCCGCCGGGTCGACCCGAGGGGGATCATCACCACCGTCGCCGGGATCAATGACCACTTCATCGTCGGCGACCCCGTCGGCTACTCCGGCGCCGGCGCCGGCGACGGCGGCCCGGCGCTCGCGGCCCCGTTGTCCTTCCCGACCGCGGTCGCCACGGACGACGCCGGTGACCTGTTCATCGCCGACCAGGGCGAGAACCGGATCCGCAAGGTCGACGCCCGCGGCATCATCAGCACCTTCGCCGGATCCAGCGGCCGGGGTTCGTTCGGCGACGGCGGCCCGGCGACGGATGCCCTCCTCGACGTCCCGTTCGGCGTCGCCGCGGACGCCGCGGGCGATGTCTACATCGCCGACACCGACAACTCCCGCATCCGCAAGGTCGACACCCACGGCGTCATCACCACCGTCGCCGGCAACAGGTTGCGCGGTTTCGCCGGCGACGGCGGCCCGGCGGTGAAGGCGTCCCTGCAGGATCCCCGCGGCATCGCGGTGGACGCCGTCGGCAACCTCTACATCACCGACCGGGGGAACAGCCGCATCCGCAAAGTCGACACCCACGGCATCATCACCACCCTCGCCGGCTCCGGCCGCCCCGGCTCCGCCGGGGACGGCGGCCTGGCGGGCAACGCCGAGCTGGGCCGGCCGGACGGCGCTGTCGGCGTCGACCACGAGGGCAACGTGTTCTTCTCCGACCGGGCCAGCGGGCGGATCCGGGTGGTGGTGCCGTCGCATCCCCTCCCCTCGACGCCCGCGTCCACGAGAGGGTGA
- a CDS encoding RNA polymerase sigma factor: MSESAEMSAGGEAATRGIPRQLPATAESVPTAAGVPVIPAPPTPIRRTFGGASTPFRDGPDTDPPPTTEPDLSSAVSGAQRGDEASFRLIYRTVQPGLLRYLRVLVGDDAEDVASEAWLQIARDLPTFRGDADGFRGWAATIARHRALDHLRRRGRRQREDVPVELVTAQLAGPDDTAGEALEAMSTEAALRLIAGLPLDQAEAVLLRVVMGLDAKTAGRVLGKRAGAVRTAAHRGLRRLAEQLGAVEHLGARGDQQDRSARSRRT, translated from the coding sequence GTGAGCGAGAGCGCGGAGATGAGCGCAGGTGGTGAGGCCGCAACCCGTGGGATTCCGCGACAGTTGCCGGCCACCGCGGAGTCGGTGCCCACCGCCGCCGGCGTACCGGTGATACCGGCTCCGCCGACACCGATCAGGCGTACCTTCGGCGGCGCCAGTACCCCGTTCCGAGACGGCCCCGACACCGATCCTCCTCCCACCACGGAGCCGGATCTCTCCTCGGCGGTCAGCGGAGCGCAGCGGGGAGACGAGGCGTCCTTCCGGCTGATCTACCGGACGGTCCAGCCGGGTCTGCTGCGATACCTGCGGGTACTGGTGGGCGACGACGCGGAGGATGTCGCCTCCGAGGCGTGGCTGCAGATTGCTCGTGACCTGCCGACGTTCCGCGGGGACGCCGATGGTTTCCGCGGCTGGGCGGCCACGATCGCGCGTCACCGGGCGCTCGACCACCTGCGCAGACGGGGTCGCCGCCAGCGGGAGGACGTCCCGGTCGAGCTGGTGACGGCGCAGCTGGCCGGCCCTGACGACACCGCAGGCGAAGCGTTGGAGGCGATGTCCACTGAGGCGGCCCTGCGTCTGATCGCGGGCCTGCCGTTGGACCAGGCCGAGGCGGTGCTGCTGCGGGTGGTGATGGGGTTGGACGCGAAGACCGCGGGACGGGTCCTGGGCAAGCGGGCCGGTGCGGTGCGTACCGCGGCGCATCGGGGGTTGCGCAGGCTCGCCGAACAGCTCGGTGCGGTCGAACACCTCGGTGCGCGAGGGGATCAGCAGGACCGGTCGGCCAGGAGCAGACGAACATGA